In Streptomyces alboniger, the following are encoded in one genomic region:
- a CDS encoding potassium-transporting ATPase subunit C: MNNSVGNTARLLGAGLRALLVLTVICGILYPLAVTGVAQTLFHDKANGSEIKADGKVVGSELIGQRYDLPLKKGQDTPEPDLRWFQPRPANGLGENSVNTRYKLLLSGATNLSGDNKDLIKQVKAAKAAVIRDNSTAAHKVKPSEVPTDSVTSSASGLDPHISPAYADLQVHRVAEKNHVSAARVQNLVDENTEQRTLGFLGEPRVNVLRLNIALRELTTRGGDGS, from the coding sequence ATGAACAACTCCGTAGGAAACACCGCCCGCCTGCTCGGCGCGGGCCTGCGCGCCCTGCTGGTCCTCACCGTCATCTGCGGCATCCTCTACCCGCTCGCGGTCACCGGCGTGGCCCAGACCCTCTTCCACGACAAGGCGAACGGCTCCGAGATCAAGGCCGACGGAAAGGTCGTCGGCTCCGAACTCATCGGCCAGCGCTACGACCTGCCCCTCAAGAAGGGCCAGGACACACCCGAGCCCGACCTGAGGTGGTTCCAGCCGCGCCCCGCCAACGGCCTCGGCGAGAACAGCGTCAACACCCGGTACAAGCTGCTCCTGTCCGGCGCCACGAACCTGTCGGGCGACAACAAGGACCTGATCAAGCAGGTCAAGGCGGCCAAGGCAGCGGTCATCAGGGACAACTCCACCGCGGCCCACAAGGTCAAGCCCTCCGAGGTCCCCACCGACTCGGTCACCTCCTCGGCCTCGGGCCTGGACCCGCACATCTCCCCGGCCTACGCGGACCTCCAGGTCCACCGCGTGGCGGAGAAGAACCACGTGAGCGCGGCGAGGGTCCAGAACCTGGTCGACGAGAACACCGAGCAACGAACCCTCGGCTTCCTGGGGGAGCCGAGGGTGAACGTCCTGCGCCTGAACATCGCCCTCAGGGAACTGACGACGCGGGGCGGCGACGGCTCCTGA
- a CDS encoding chaplin — MRQVTRKGLITVAAATGVLAATGGYAHADSTAQGGSSNSPGVLSGNSVQAPVDVPVNVCGNTVNVVGVLNPAAGNKCVNASGKGGGSHKPGGGAKAQGHASDSPGVGSGNDVQLPVDVPVNVCGNSVTVVGLANPTTGNGCANESGRTTPPGHEKPPTEPGHPGKPEEPGKPGKPGKPGDPGKPEHPGKPEGPGKPGTPGKPHDPVDHAKPNHPGTQTVTQPKGTSQLAETGSSLPIGIALPAGAGVLLAGAVLYRRARAAA; from the coding sequence ATGCGACAGGTCACGCGTAAAGGCCTGATCACCGTGGCGGCAGCGACCGGCGTACTCGCCGCGACCGGCGGCTACGCACACGCGGACTCGACCGCCCAGGGGGGCAGTTCGAACTCGCCGGGTGTGCTCTCGGGCAACTCCGTACAGGCTCCCGTTGACGTCCCCGTCAACGTGTGCGGCAACACCGTGAACGTCGTCGGGGTCCTCAACCCCGCGGCGGGCAACAAGTGTGTGAACGCCTCCGGCAAGGGCGGCGGTTCGCACAAGCCGGGCGGCGGGGCCAAGGCCCAGGGTCACGCCAGCGACTCACCCGGCGTCGGCTCCGGCAACGACGTCCAACTGCCGGTGGACGTGCCGGTCAACGTCTGCGGCAACAGCGTCACCGTCGTCGGTCTCGCCAACCCGACCACCGGGAACGGCTGCGCCAACGAGTCCGGCAGGACGACTCCGCCGGGCCACGAGAAGCCCCCGACGGAGCCCGGACACCCGGGGAAGCCGGAGGAGCCGGGCAAGCCGGGCAAGCCCGGGAAGCCGGGTGACCCGGGGAAGCCGGAGCACCCCGGTAAGCCGGAGGGTCCGGGCAAGCCGGGCACGCCCGGTAAGCCTCACGACCCGGTCGACCACGCCAAGCCGAACCACCCGGGCACGCAGACCGTCACCCAGCCCAAGGGGACCTCGCAGCTCGCGGAGACCGGTAGCTCGCTGCCCATCGGCATCGCGCTGCCGGCCGGCGCGGGCGTGCTGCTCGCGGGCGCCGTGCTGTACCGGAGGGCGCGGGCGGCCGCCTGA
- a CDS encoding M20/M25/M40 family metallo-hydrolase, with amino-acid sequence MREEPSVSGSSTGKAVTGEDEVVDLCRELIQIDTSNYGDHSGPGERKAAEYVAEKLAEVGLEPKIFESHPGRASTVARIEGEDPSRPALLIHGHTDVVPANAMDWTHHPFSGEIADGCVWGRGAVDMKDMDAMTLAVVRDRMRSGRKPPRDIVLAFLADEEAGGTYGARYLVDNHPGLFEGCTEAISEVGGFSFTVNENLRLYLVETAQKGMHWMKLTVDGTAGHGSMIHKDNAITELSEAVGRLGRHKFPVRVTKTLRHFLDELGDALGTELDPENMDETLAKLGGIAKLIGASLQNTANPTQLGAGYKVNVIPGQATAHVDGRYLPGYEEEFLADLDRILGPNVRREDVHADKALETTFDGALVDAMQTALRAEDPIARAVPYMLSAGTDAKSFDDLGIRGFGFAPLKLPPELDFAGMFHGVDERVPVDGLKFGVRVLDRFIDAS; translated from the coding sequence ATGCGGGAGGAGCCCAGCGTGAGCGGGTCCAGCACGGGCAAGGCCGTCACCGGTGAGGACGAGGTCGTCGACCTCTGTCGCGAACTGATCCAGATCGATACGAGCAACTACGGCGACCACTCGGGCCCGGGGGAGCGCAAGGCCGCCGAGTACGTCGCCGAGAAGCTCGCCGAGGTCGGCCTGGAGCCGAAGATCTTCGAGTCCCATCCCGGCAGGGCCTCCACCGTGGCGAGGATCGAGGGCGAGGACCCGTCGCGGCCCGCGCTGCTCATCCACGGCCACACCGACGTCGTACCGGCCAACGCCATGGACTGGACGCACCACCCCTTCTCCGGGGAGATCGCGGACGGCTGCGTCTGGGGCCGCGGTGCCGTCGACATGAAGGACATGGACGCGATGACCCTCGCGGTCGTCCGTGACCGGATGCGCAGCGGCCGCAAGCCCCCGCGCGACATCGTCCTCGCCTTCCTCGCCGACGAGGAGGCCGGCGGCACGTACGGCGCGCGCTACCTCGTCGACAACCACCCCGGCCTCTTCGAGGGGTGCACGGAGGCGATCAGCGAGGTCGGCGGCTTCTCGTTCACCGTCAACGAGAACCTGCGGCTCTACCTCGTCGAGACGGCCCAGAAGGGCATGCACTGGATGAAGCTGACGGTGGACGGCACAGCCGGCCACGGATCGATGATCCACAAGGACAACGCGATCACCGAGCTGTCCGAGGCGGTCGGGCGTCTCGGGCGGCACAAGTTCCCCGTACGCGTCACCAAGACGCTGCGGCACTTCCTCGACGAGCTGGGCGACGCCCTCGGCACCGAGCTGGACCCGGAGAACATGGACGAGACGCTCGCCAAGCTCGGCGGCATCGCCAAGCTCATCGGCGCCTCCCTCCAGAACACCGCCAACCCGACGCAGCTCGGCGCCGGGTACAAGGTGAACGTGATTCCCGGTCAGGCCACGGCGCACGTCGACGGCCGCTACCTGCCGGGGTACGAGGAGGAGTTCCTCGCCGACCTGGACCGCATCCTCGGTCCGAACGTCCGGCGCGAGGATGTGCACGCGGACAAGGCGCTGGAGACGACGTTCGACGGCGCGCTCGTCGACGCCATGCAGACGGCCCTGCGGGCGGAGGACCCCATCGCGCGCGCCGTGCCGTACATGCTCTCCGCGGGCACGGACGCCAAGTCCTTCGACGACCTCGGCATCCGCGGCTTCGGCTTCGCGCCGTTGAAGCTGCCGCCGGAGCTGGACTTCGCGGGCATGTTCCACGGAGTCGACGAGCGGGTCCCGGTGGACGGTCTCAAGTTCGGTGTCCGCGTGCTCGACCGTTTCATCGACGCTTCCTGA
- the chpH gene encoding chaplin ChpH has product MIKKVVAAAAATGGLVLAGAGIAAADAGAQGAAVKSPGVVSGNVVQVPVHVPVNACGNTVNVIGLLNPAFGNTCINK; this is encoded by the coding sequence ATGATCAAGAAGGTCGTCGCTGCTGCGGCTGCCACTGGTGGTCTCGTGCTCGCAGGTGCGGGCATCGCCGCTGCCGACGCCGGTGCCCAGGGTGCCGCCGTGAAGTCTCCCGGTGTGGTTTCGGGCAACGTTGTCCAGGTGCCCGTGCACGTGCCGGTGAACGCCTGTGGCAACACGGTCAATGTGATCGGGCTGCTGAACCCCGCCTTCGGCAACACCTGCATCAACAAGTGA
- a CDS encoding DUF5703 family protein encodes MPEYEFVDVYVPRGVTRKEATRLLTDHAEYGHWELDRLSLHPDGSRRVRLRRRIIRQVRATW; translated from the coding sequence ATGCCGGAATACGAATTTGTCGACGTGTACGTACCGCGCGGGGTCACCCGCAAGGAAGCCACACGTCTGCTGACGGACCACGCTGAGTACGGACACTGGGAGTTGGACCGACTGAGTCTGCATCCCGACGGCAGCCGCCGTGTGCGGCTGAGGCGGCGGATCATCCGCCAGGTGCGGGCCACCTGGTGA
- a CDS encoding helix-hairpin-helix domain-containing protein, protein MSTEPAAAEEPEAEVETRAEVEVRGEAERDSEAGPEGGTTASEATEAAADGTAESPAEGTAELSETEAEIAAQRELRERIEQRKASREGPIEAGAKLSGTAADLLAAVRAVESGEKPVATAFREPEPERRRPAPSPAQEPVRPRRPAAAEPAREAVEAVGAVLAEGGAPPALAAATAAALGEGADEQLRADPWQLLRVGGVRPEQADGFARALLGSACGPDDERRGRAITVWLLEQAAVAGHTALDASALSAALGQRAVPDPDAAVQSALAEGDALVFQDALEEAEVPVQRADGEGAQDGDDGADGEQERPVRVLIGLERYAMAEESLADGLARVINSLPKEGDAGPEAAEWEAAAARASGSAAELIRAAAGHGLVLHSGGEAARAEPAALVTAAAALGLRVCAAAHSAGGRRRLARAPGLEEAAVTVAGLLSGEQGPGRDADGALALDLLVVLDAPQLDVETAAMLVESLPDGARLVLSGDPGVLWSAGPGRVFADLVAARCCPQIVSRTPDPGPLGELTSGIGIGELHQVEAPGKEVVLVPVRDAPEAIHRTVQLVADSVPRAIGVPAEQTQVITPGHGGAAGTRALNAALKERLNPGPGRFGGFDPGDRVAHVPAAGRTTLGRVVRADAEGLHLECDGAPVLVRKERVEQEVRHAWALTAHQAAGLRWPAVVVVLPGDAAQSLTRPWVYTAFSRGERHLSVVQGVEAALPRAVAERLWKDRTTRLRTLLRPQVPSAAA, encoded by the coding sequence GTGAGTACGGAACCCGCCGCCGCGGAGGAGCCCGAGGCCGAGGTCGAGACCAGGGCCGAGGTCGAGGTCCGGGGCGAGGCCGAGCGGGACTCCGAGGCCGGGCCGGAGGGCGGGACCACCGCTTCGGAGGCCACCGAGGCTGCCGCCGACGGCACGGCCGAGAGCCCCGCCGAGGGCACGGCCGAGCTGTCCGAGACCGAGGCGGAGATCGCCGCGCAGCGGGAGTTGCGGGAGCGGATCGAGCAGCGCAAGGCCTCGAGGGAGGGGCCGATCGAGGCGGGGGCGAAGCTGAGCGGGACGGCCGCCGACCTGCTGGCGGCCGTGCGCGCCGTGGAGAGCGGCGAGAAGCCCGTCGCCACCGCGTTCCGGGAGCCGGAGCCAGAGCGCCGCAGGCCCGCCCCGTCGCCCGCCCAGGAGCCCGTACGCCCGCGGCGGCCTGCGGCGGCGGAGCCCGCGCGGGAGGCCGTCGAGGCGGTCGGCGCCGTGCTCGCCGAGGGAGGCGCGCCGCCCGCGCTGGCCGCGGCCACGGCGGCCGCGCTCGGCGAGGGCGCCGATGAGCAGCTGCGGGCCGACCCCTGGCAGTTGCTGCGGGTCGGCGGTGTGCGGCCCGAGCAGGCCGATGGGTTCGCCAGGGCGCTGCTGGGCTCCGCGTGCGGGCCGGACGACGAGCGCAGGGGCAGGGCGATCACCGTCTGGCTCCTGGAGCAGGCGGCGGTCGCGGGGCACACGGCGCTGGACGCCTCCGCGCTGAGCGCCGCGCTGGGGCAGCGCGCGGTGCCGGATCCGGACGCCGCCGTGCAGAGCGCCCTGGCCGAGGGGGACGCCCTGGTCTTCCAGGACGCCCTCGAAGAGGCCGAGGTGCCGGTCCAGCGCGCGGACGGCGAGGGCGCGCAGGACGGGGACGACGGCGCGGACGGCGAGCAGGAGCGCCCGGTCCGCGTCCTGATCGGCCTCGAGCGGTACGCCATGGCGGAGGAGAGCCTCGCCGACGGGCTCGCAAGGGTCATCAACTCCCTGCCCAAGGAAGGCGACGCGGGCCCCGAGGCCGCCGAGTGGGAGGCCGCCGCGGCGCGTGCGTCCGGCTCCGCGGCCGAGCTGATCCGCGCCGCCGCCGGGCACGGCCTCGTGCTGCACTCGGGCGGGGAGGCCGCGCGCGCCGAGCCCGCCGCGCTGGTGACCGCGGCCGCGGCGCTGGGCCTTCGGGTGTGCGCCGCCGCCCACAGCGCCGGCGGACGGCGCCGCCTCGCGCGGGCCCCCGGCCTGGAGGAGGCCGCCGTGACGGTGGCGGGGCTGCTCTCCGGCGAGCAGGGCCCCGGTCGCGACGCCGACGGCGCCCTCGCGCTGGACCTCCTGGTCGTCCTGGACGCCCCGCAGCTGGACGTGGAGACCGCCGCGATGCTGGTGGAGTCCCTGCCGGACGGCGCCCGCCTGGTGCTCAGCGGCGACCCCGGCGTGCTGTGGTCGGCCGGCCCGGGGCGGGTCTTCGCGGACCTCGTGGCCGCCCGCTGCTGCCCGCAGATCGTCTCGCGCACCCCGGACCCGGGCCCCCTCGGGGAGCTGACGTCCGGCATCGGCATCGGCGAGCTGCATCAGGTCGAGGCGCCCGGCAAGGAGGTCGTGCTCGTCCCGGTGCGCGACGCCCCCGAGGCGATCCACCGCACCGTGCAGCTCGTGGCCGACTCGGTGCCGAGGGCGATCGGCGTGCCCGCCGAGCAGACGCAGGTCATCACGCCCGGGCACGGCGGCGCCGCGGGCACCCGCGCGCTCAACGCCGCGCTGAAGGAACGGCTGAATCCAGGCCCCGGCCGGTTCGGCGGCTTCGACCCCGGCGACCGGGTCGCCCACGTCCCCGCGGCGGGCCGCACGACGCTCGGCCGTGTGGTGCGGGCCGACGCGGAGGGGCTGCACCTGGAGTGCGACGGCGCCCCCGTCCTCGTACGCAAGGAGCGGGTCGAGCAGGAGGTGCGGCACGCCTGGGCGCTCACGGCGCACCAGGCGGCGGGGCTGCGCTGGCCCGCGGTGGTCGTGGTGCTTCCCGGCGACGCCGCGCAGTCACTCACGCGGCCGTGGGTCTACACGGCGTTCAGCCGCGGCGAGCGGCATCTGTCGGTCGTGCAGGGCGTCGAGGCGGCCCTGCCGCGGGCGGTGGCGGAGCGCCTCTGGAAGGACCGCACGACACGCCTGCGGACGCTGCTGCGCCCGCAGGTGCCCTCGGCGGCCGCCTGA